One Lutra lutra chromosome 18, mLutLut1.2, whole genome shotgun sequence genomic window carries:
- the DOC2A gene encoding double C2-like domain-containing protein alpha isoform X2, translated as MASGLSKAQGACCMRARRGDRMTINIQEHMAINVCPGPIRPIRQISDYFPRLGPGPEGGGRDFREAPARLAPLALAPPAALLGATTPEDGAEVDSYDSDDTTALGMLEFDLLYDQASCTLHCSILRAKGLKPMDFNGLADPYVKLHLLPGACKANKLKTKTQRNTLNPVWNEDLTYSGITDQDITHKVLRISVCDEDKLSHNEFIGEIRVPLRRLKPSQKKHFNICLERQVPLASPSSMSAALRGISCYLKELEQAEQGPGLLEERGRILLSLSYSSRRRGLLVGIVRCAHLAAMDVNGYSDPYVKTYLRPDVDKKSKHKTCVKKKTLNPEFNEDFFYEMELSALATKTLEVTVWDYDIGKSNDFIGGVSLGPGARGEARKHWSDCLQQPDAALERWHTLTSELPPAAGALPSASA; from the exons ATGGCATCGGGACTGTCCAAAG CCCAGGGTGCTTGCTGCATGAGGGCCCGCAGAGGTGACCGCATGACCATCAACATCCAGGAGCACATGGCCATCAACGTGTGCCCCGGGCCCATCCGGCCCATCAGGCAGATCTCAGACTACTTCCCCcgcctgggaccaggacctgaagGCGGGGGCAGGGATTTCAGGGAGGCCCCTGCCCGCCTTGCGCCTCTGGCTCTGGCCCCGCCTGCAGCCCTTCTTGGGGCCACCACGCCCGAGGACGGAGCCGAGGTGGACAGCTACGACTCGGATGATACCA CCGCGCTGGGCATGCTGGAGTTTGACCTTCTCTATGACCAGGCCTCCTGCACCCTCCACTGTAGCATCCTTAGAGCCAAG GGCCTCAAGCCCATGGATTTCAATGGTCTGGCCGACCCCTATGTCAAGCTGCACCTGCTGCCTGGGGCCTGCAAG GCCAATAAGCTCAAAACAAAGACTCAGAGGAACACGCTGAATCCCGTGTGGAACGAGGATCTGACATACAGTGGGATCACAGACCAGGACATCACCCACAAGGTGCTCAG GATCTCCGTCTGTGACGAGGACAAGCTGAGCCACAACGAATTCATAGGGGAGATCCGAGTGCCCCTCCGTCGCCTCAAGCCTTCGCAGAAGAAACATTTTAACATCTGCCTTGAGCGCCAGGTCCCG CTGGCTTCCCCATCCTCCATGTCGGCGGCTCTGAGGGgtatctcctgctacctgaaggag CTGGAGCAGGCCGAGCAGGGGCCCGGGCTGCTGGAAGAGCGCGGCCGCATCCTGCTGAGTCTCAGCTATAGCTCTCGGCGCCGGGGGCTGCTGGTGGGCATCGTGCGCTGCGCCCACCTGGCCGCCATGGACGTCAACGGCTACTCGGACCCCTATGTCAAGAC GTACCTGAGGCCTGACGTGGATAAGAAATCCAAGCACAAAACGTGTGTGAAGAAGAAGACTCTCAATCCAGAATTTAATGAG GACTTCTTCTACGAGATGGAGCTCTCCGCTCTGGCCACCAAGACCCTGGAAGTCACAGTCTGGGACTATGACATCGGAAAGTCCAACGACTTCATCG GCGGCGTGTCCCTGGGGCCCGGGGCCCGGGGCGAGGCCCGGAAGCACTGGAGTGACTGTTTGCAGCAGCCCGATGCAGCCCTGGAGCGCTGGCACACCCTGACCAGCGAGCTGCCCCCTGCCGCTGGGGCCCTGCCCTCCGCCTCCGCCTGA